From a single Betaproteobacteria bacterium genomic region:
- a CDS encoding SDR family oxidoreductase translates to MTKLAGKVALITGAGQGVGRGIAVALAKEGVKVAVAGRTLAKVEDAVSEIESAGGEAFAIECNVRQRDSLERCVPAVVERFGGLNILVNNAQEVPMCKLMDVSDESFEAGWASGPQATLRLMKLCYPYLKGEGSIINLASAASKRWDASGYGAYGAVKEAIRQLSRAAACEWGQDNIRTNVLLPLAESEGLKGWAAARPNEAVAYFSTIPMRRVGNCELDIGRFAVTLCSEECRYVNGQSIALDGGQAYLG, encoded by the coding sequence ATGACGAAACTGGCGGGCAAGGTAGCGCTGATCACCGGCGCCGGTCAGGGCGTGGGCCGAGGCATCGCCGTAGCCTTGGCAAAGGAAGGGGTCAAAGTCGCAGTGGCCGGACGTACCTTGGCCAAGGTCGAGGACGCCGTAAGCGAGATTGAGTCGGCCGGTGGCGAAGCATTCGCTATCGAGTGCAACGTCAGACAGCGCGATTCTCTGGAGCGTTGCGTGCCGGCGGTTGTGGAACGTTTCGGCGGACTCAACATCCTGGTCAATAACGCCCAAGAAGTACCCATGTGCAAGCTCATGGACGTCAGCGACGAGAGCTTCGAAGCTGGATGGGCGTCAGGGCCGCAAGCCACGTTGCGCCTGATGAAACTCTGCTATCCCTACCTCAAGGGTGAAGGTAGCATCATCAACCTGGCCAGCGCGGCCAGCAAGCGCTGGGATGCCAGCGGCTATGGCGCCTACGGTGCAGTCAAGGAAGCCATACGCCAGCTGTCGCGAGCGGCGGCCTGCGAGTGGGGCCAGGACAATATTCGCACAAACGTGCTGCTCCCGCTGGCCGAATCGGAAGGACTGAAAGGTTGGGCGGCGGCGCGACCGAATGAGGCAGTCGCCTACTTTTCCACTATCCCGATGCGCCGCGTCGGCAACTGTGAGCTCGACATCGGTCGTTTCGCGGTGACCTTGTGCAGCGAAGAATGCCGCTATGTCAACGGTCAGAGCATCGCTCTTGACGGCGGCCAGGCCTATCTCGGCTGA
- a CDS encoding MaoC family dehydratase N-terminal domain-containing protein: MTDELPAAVREMIGKHLCAEQTEFPIEMGYVYNTCAAVQNSNPLFWDREAADEITGGQIAPPTMLSVWFRPHYWAPGAEGERKALMTHFKLKNLLDLPEAVVASSETIFGEPVRIGDVLKTSQVVRSIGELKKTKLGTGRFWVIDVETVNQRGDWVGTDTYTMFGYRRPEQ; encoded by the coding sequence ATGACAGACGAATTACCGGCGGCGGTCAGGGAAATGATAGGCAAGCATTTGTGTGCAGAGCAGACCGAGTTCCCGATCGAGATGGGCTACGTTTACAACACCTGCGCAGCGGTGCAAAACAGCAATCCGCTTTTCTGGGACCGCGAGGCCGCTGACGAAATCACGGGCGGCCAGATTGCGCCGCCAACCATGCTCTCGGTCTGGTTTCGACCGCACTACTGGGCACCCGGCGCGGAGGGCGAACGCAAGGCATTGATGACCCATTTCAAGCTGAAGAACTTGCTCGATCTGCCCGAGGCGGTGGTCGCCAGCAGTGAAACCATCTTCGGCGAACCAGTGCGCATCGGGGATGTCCTGAAGACAAGCCAGGTCGTGCGCTCGATCGGCGAGCTAAAGAAGACAAAGCTGGGTACGGGGCGCTTCTGGGTCATCGATGTCGAGACCGTCAACCAGCGAGGTGACTGGGTCGGCACCGATACCTACACCATGTTCGGCTACCGGAGGCCGGAGCAATGA
- a CDS encoding DUF2889 domain-containing protein, with amino-acid sequence MRRVNPAYGNGIFRRRLRLRAGHQQVVVELEDCNHAFRLWLHHDGEKVVSVDAEVKRYPYITCAEAPRALVKLVGAAINGGADGLRPRLPPSDNCTHLHDMALLALAHAAEPDLESVYDISVTDERDSVTEARIDCNGEMMHVWQIREHAVVTPKAHAGKTMMRGFYQWVSQCHAGVLLEAAVALQRGYYVAQGRRHLSDLPASADGMPPGACYSYGHGVVERAQRIQGSVWDLTDKHELLLQFRELP; translated from the coding sequence TTGCGTAGGGTCAACCCGGCTTATGGCAACGGAATCTTTCGTCGTCGGCTGCGTTTGCGCGCGGGGCACCAACAGGTGGTAGTGGAACTTGAAGACTGTAACCACGCATTCCGCCTGTGGCTACACCATGATGGTGAAAAGGTGGTAAGCGTTGACGCAGAGGTGAAGCGTTATCCGTACATTACCTGTGCGGAAGCCCCGCGAGCGCTTGTAAAGTTGGTCGGTGCCGCGATCAACGGTGGGGCAGATGGCCTGCGGCCACGCCTGCCGCCGAGCGACAACTGCACTCATCTGCATGATATGGCGCTGCTTGCCTTGGCGCATGCCGCTGAGCCGGACCTGGAGAGCGTCTACGACATCAGCGTGACGGATGAACGCGACAGCGTGACCGAGGCGAGGATCGATTGCAATGGCGAGATGATGCACGTCTGGCAGATACGCGAGCATGCGGTGGTCACACCTAAGGCCCATGCCGGCAAGACGATGATGCGCGGGTTCTATCAGTGGGTGTCGCAGTGTCATGCGGGCGTGTTACTTGAAGCGGCGGTTGCGCTTCAGCGTGGTTATTATGTCGCTCAGGGAAGACGACATCTGTCGGACCTTCCGGCAAGCGCTGACGGCATGCCTCCCGGCGCCTGCTATTCATATGGCCATGGCGTCGTCGAACGGGCGCAACGTATCCAAGGATCGGTCTGGGATCTAACTGACAAGCACGAACTATTGCTGCAATTTCGCGAGCTTCCATGA
- a CDS encoding acyl-CoA/acyl-ACP dehydrogenase, protein MDLKFTDEQNMLRDTARNLCNDCSTPAVVRKMENDPLGIPTELWKQMQETGLLGVLLPENLGGLGLNMLDSAVIYEEFGRTLAPGPYFSSSVMSLSAIKHGASETQKEEWLPALGSGKLIIVPAWLEPDGGYGPEGVQLRAELGKDGYRLSGVKRHVFYAAAADKLLVLVRSGKAANALDLLLVDANAPGVTMEQQKSMASDTQYRVTFDNVQVPAKQRIGSAGSGWQTWATAMYDGIILLAAYAAGGAERALEMTVQYSKEREQFGKPIGAFQALAHYMADASAVVDGAKTLAYEAAWAHANGRDIKRLAPMAKLFACKAFRDVTAMAEQVHGGIGFTLDYDIQLFYRRAKQLQMNWWDSRYLEDLIAADVLDRDDVRSIPDPFAA, encoded by the coding sequence ATGGACCTGAAATTTACTGACGAACAGAATATGTTGCGCGACACTGCACGCAACCTGTGCAATGACTGCAGTACTCCGGCAGTGGTGCGCAAGATGGAAAACGATCCGCTCGGGATTCCCACGGAACTGTGGAAACAAATGCAGGAGACTGGCCTGCTCGGCGTGCTGCTGCCGGAAAATCTCGGCGGTCTCGGGCTGAACATGCTCGACAGCGCCGTGATCTATGAGGAGTTCGGTCGCACCCTGGCACCCGGACCGTATTTCTCCAGTTCGGTAATGAGTTTGTCGGCGATCAAGCATGGCGCCAGCGAGACGCAGAAAGAAGAATGGTTGCCCGCCCTGGGCAGCGGCAAACTTATCATCGTGCCAGCATGGCTGGAACCGGATGGCGGGTACGGCCCTGAGGGCGTGCAGTTGCGCGCTGAACTTGGCAAGGACGGCTATCGCCTCAGTGGGGTGAAGCGCCACGTGTTTTATGCCGCAGCCGCCGACAAGCTGCTGGTTCTCGTGCGAAGTGGTAAAGCGGCGAATGCGCTAGATTTGCTGCTGGTCGACGCCAATGCACCGGGTGTGACCATGGAACAGCAGAAGAGCATGGCATCCGACACCCAATACCGTGTCACTTTCGACAACGTGCAGGTACCGGCGAAACAGCGCATCGGCAGCGCAGGTTCTGGCTGGCAGACTTGGGCTACGGCAATGTATGACGGTATCATCCTGCTTGCCGCTTATGCCGCCGGGGGTGCCGAGCGGGCGCTGGAAATGACGGTGCAGTATTCCAAAGAACGCGAGCAATTCGGCAAACCGATCGGAGCCTTCCAGGCGCTTGCCCACTACATGGCCGATGCCAGCGCGGTGGTTGATGGCGCCAAAACCCTGGCCTACGAAGCAGCTTGGGCGCACGCCAACGGCAGGGACATCAAGCGCCTTGCGCCGATGGCCAAACTCTTCGCTTGCAAGGCCTTTCGCGACGTCACCGCCATGGCCGAGCAGGTGCACGGTGGTATTGGATTCACGCTGGATTACGACATCCAACTCTTCTACCGCCGTGCCAAGCAATTACAGATGAACTGGTGGGATAGCCGCTACCTTGAGGACCTGATTGCCGCCGATGTGCTCGACCGCGATGACGTCCGTTCCATCCCCGATCCATTTGCGGCGTGA
- a CDS encoding CoA transferase, which yields MVSAPYCAKLFSDFGADVIKVELPVGDAARAAGPFPGDRPHPEKSGLYFINNTNKRGITCDVSSEAGLALFCRLLAWADVLIENNLPQRMRAWGLDYPRIAEINPRLVAISITPFGQTGPYSGWIGYDLNAYHLSGASSRYCGLPGEMPLEHGTFSADYFGAISGASWGLAAVYGRELAGGGQQVDVSCAEAIAATFVGGQNIGGYAQDGRFDKRTGVGMPLGAPATIMPCKDGHVWMLALERGQWDGLRKVMGYPEWADLEIFEDMFVRAQNADIMYSFIQEWTLQHGKMEIMEKCQAAGCPITAVFTIAEAAEQPHLKARDYFVDMVHPQLGRLRNLVHHSSCRPVLADLFDRRRCSASTMRKSMAACSAFRRRRSPFSKEKVCYERQGAASKRHPRGELWLGLGRAHGRANPGFSRR from the coding sequence ATGGTATCGGCGCCCTATTGTGCGAAGCTATTCAGCGATTTTGGCGCCGACGTGATCAAGGTGGAACTGCCCGTCGGCGACGCCGCCCGCGCCGCCGGACCTTTTCCCGGCGACCGTCCACACCCGGAAAAGAGCGGCTTGTACTTCATCAACAACACCAACAAGCGTGGCATCACATGCGACGTCAGCAGCGAGGCCGGGCTGGCTCTGTTTTGCCGTCTGCTGGCCTGGGCTGACGTGCTGATTGAGAACAATCTGCCGCAAAGGATGCGAGCTTGGGGCCTGGATTACCCGCGCATCGCGGAGATCAACCCACGCTTGGTGGCGATTTCGATTACTCCGTTCGGCCAAACCGGTCCCTATAGCGGCTGGATTGGCTACGATCTCAATGCCTACCATCTCTCCGGCGCCAGTTCGCGCTATTGCGGACTGCCTGGGGAGATGCCACTGGAGCACGGTACATTTTCTGCTGATTACTTCGGTGCGATCTCCGGCGCGAGCTGGGGATTGGCAGCGGTTTATGGTCGCGAGCTGGCAGGTGGCGGTCAGCAGGTCGATGTGTCCTGTGCCGAGGCTATTGCCGCTACTTTTGTCGGCGGTCAAAATATCGGCGGTTACGCTCAGGACGGTCGCTTTGATAAACGTACCGGCGTCGGCATGCCACTGGGTGCGCCGGCCACAATCATGCCCTGCAAAGACGGCCATGTTTGGATGCTGGCCCTCGAGCGCGGCCAGTGGGATGGACTACGCAAAGTGATGGGCTATCCGGAGTGGGCCGATCTGGAAATCTTCGAGGACATGTTCGTGCGCGCACAAAATGCCGACATCATGTACAGCTTTATTCAGGAATGGACGCTACAGCATGGCAAGATGGAAATCATGGAAAAGTGCCAGGCAGCCGGTTGTCCGATTACCGCCGTGTTCACCATCGCCGAGGCGGCGGAACAGCCGCATCTCAAGGCGCGAGACTATTTCGTGGACATGGTGCATCCGCAACTGGGCCGTCTGCGCAATCTGGTGCACCATTCAAGCTGCCGGCCAGTCCTGGCGGACCTGTTCGACCGGCGCCGCTGCTCGGCCAGCACAATGAGGAAGTCTATGGCGGCCTGCTCGGCCTTTCGGCGGAGGAGATCGCCATTTTCAAAAGAGAAGGTGTGCTATGAACGGCAGGGCGCTGCCTCTAAAAGGCATCCGCGTGGTGAACTTTGGCTGGGTCTGGGCCGGGCCCATGGTCGGGCAAACCCTGGGTTTTCTCGGCGCTGA
- a CDS encoding acyl-CoA dehydrogenase family protein — protein sequence MDFEFSQEQREFLREVDQFLKENEDIKTMDVTRENMAQVCDTPERRAFMKKLAERGWLGITWPKEYGGQDGNGVYEFLLNEKLSSVGAPQIGKGVGIIGKTLIRVGSEKLKKEFLPKILAADVEFAVGYSEPSAGSDAAAMRLKAERQGEGWVLNGQKVFTTSAHFADWYWVGARTDPNLPKHHGISLFLVRMDDPGLTIHPMYTMGNERTNAVFFDNVFIHDDYRVGQLNKGFQYIAEALDIERFTMFTFSPIRGRVELLCNFVKTTKRDGKPLKDDPVIRQKVAQLATECEVARLLGVRFVDAALNSAKTPTIESSEYKLYATELSRRVADATMDIAGPGAQLALGTADAPLKGRAEGCYTYTVIDTIGGGSSEVQKNIIATRKLGLPRNF from the coding sequence ATGGACTTTGAATTTTCTCAAGAACAACGCGAGTTTCTGCGCGAGGTGGACCAGTTCCTCAAGGAAAATGAGGACATTAAGACTATGGATGTCACGCGCGAGAACATGGCGCAGGTTTGCGACACACCGGAGCGCCGCGCCTTCATGAAGAAACTCGCGGAGCGCGGCTGGCTGGGCATCACCTGGCCTAAGGAATACGGCGGCCAGGATGGCAACGGCGTCTACGAATTCCTGCTCAACGAGAAGTTGTCCTCTGTCGGGGCACCGCAGATCGGCAAGGGTGTGGGTATCATCGGCAAGACACTGATCCGTGTAGGCTCGGAAAAATTGAAGAAGGAATTCCTGCCGAAGATACTTGCGGCTGACGTCGAGTTCGCTGTCGGCTATTCCGAGCCCAGCGCCGGTTCCGATGCCGCCGCCATGCGCCTCAAGGCCGAGCGCCAGGGCGAGGGCTGGGTGCTCAACGGGCAGAAGGTATTCACCACCTCGGCGCATTTCGCTGACTGGTACTGGGTCGGCGCGCGCACCGATCCGAATCTCCCCAAGCACCACGGCATATCGCTCTTTCTGGTCCGCATGGACGATCCTGGACTGACCATCCATCCGATGTACACCATGGGCAACGAGCGCACCAACGCAGTGTTCTTCGACAACGTTTTCATTCACGACGACTATCGCGTTGGCCAACTCAACAAGGGGTTCCAGTACATCGCGGAGGCGCTCGACATCGAGCGCTTCACGATGTTCACTTTTTCGCCCATCCGCGGCCGCGTCGAGCTGCTCTGTAACTTCGTCAAGACGACGAAGCGCGATGGCAAGCCGCTTAAGGACGATCCGGTGATCCGGCAGAAGGTGGCGCAACTGGCGACCGAATGCGAGGTGGCGCGCCTGCTCGGCGTGCGCTTCGTCGATGCCGCGCTAAACTCGGCCAAGACGCCGACCATTGAGTCCTCCGAGTACAAGTTGTACGCCACAGAACTGTCACGTCGCGTGGCCGACGCCACCATGGATATCGCCGGACCGGGCGCGCAGCTTGCGCTGGGCACCGCAGACGCACCACTCAAGGGCCGCGCCGAAGGTTGTTATACGTATACGGTAATCGACACCATTGGTGGCGGCTCATCTGAGGTCCAGAAAAACATCATCGCTACGCGCAAACTCGGCCTGCCGCGCAACTTCTAG